In Haloplanus rubicundus, one DNA window encodes the following:
- a CDS encoding DUF5789 family protein, whose translation MFDACVETPMRYSETHQLFDQACDFPTEHRTVVDRLGDVVLTTQSGDSVTVEEVLELTDETDYRSADDLYTSLLANLDDEFVGVKHYDDRSGSTPGEESVRGDPDRL comes from the coding sequence ATGTTTGATGCGTGCGTCGAGACACCGATGCGTTACTCCGAGACGCACCAGCTGTTCGACCAGGCGTGTGACTTCCCGACCGAACACCGGACTGTCGTCGACCGGCTCGGGGACGTGGTGTTGACGACACAGTCCGGCGACTCCGTTACCGTCGAGGAGGTGCTGGAACTCACCGACGAGACCGATTATCGGTCGGCCGACGACCTCTACACCTCGTTGCTCGCCAACCTCGACGACGAGTTCGTCGGCGTCAAACACTACGACGACCGGTCGGGGTCGACGCCCGGCGAGGAGTCGGTCCGGGGCGACCCCGACCGGCTGTGA
- a CDS encoding sensor histidine kinase: protein MVSKGDLGVSYLVAVGVVLFGVFSGGMLLPVEAARSRSLLGLSMGIMIAGSFLVTGIGLARSTLDDERVWRVAGWSTLGLGVPTLLAVLVIVLLPSMLRGIGWRSVVLVNIAAGGVVGVLVGSLLELRAEHERTRTLNQRNTVFLRLFRHDIRTSVNLIRGHLDLVASAGETPLESADVIRDHLTHIERLSDAANRLDDLESMTETEPIDFGALVRDRVDTIQRSTNAVTVETDIHPESYVRANGLLTSVVDNLLRNAVEHGSTSHPSPSEADPWIRVTVRPDGPGDTVVLRVEDDGPGFTDTELAVHADAETTETALRHSDGVGLWLVRWIVDAYDGEFTVENGDDGGAIVIVRLPTTSDEPATNPELESPPESVLTPRAR, encoded by the coding sequence ATGGTGTCGAAAGGCGACCTCGGAGTGAGCTATCTCGTCGCCGTGGGGGTCGTGCTGTTCGGCGTCTTCAGCGGGGGGATGCTCCTGCCGGTCGAGGCCGCCCGTTCGCGCTCGCTTCTCGGACTGAGCATGGGGATCATGATCGCCGGGAGCTTCCTCGTCACCGGCATCGGCCTGGCGCGGAGCACGCTCGACGACGAGCGCGTGTGGCGCGTCGCCGGGTGGTCGACGCTCGGGCTGGGCGTGCCCACGCTGCTCGCCGTCCTCGTGATCGTGCTTCTCCCGTCGATGCTCAGGGGGATCGGGTGGCGAAGCGTCGTCCTCGTCAACATCGCCGCGGGCGGCGTCGTCGGCGTCCTGGTCGGCTCGCTCCTCGAACTCCGCGCCGAACACGAACGAACGCGGACGCTCAACCAGCGCAACACGGTCTTTCTGCGGCTCTTTCGACACGACATCCGCACGAGCGTCAACCTCATTCGTGGCCATCTCGACCTCGTGGCGAGCGCCGGGGAAACGCCGCTCGAATCCGCCGACGTGATCCGCGACCACCTCACGCACATCGAGCGCCTGAGCGACGCGGCGAACCGCCTCGACGACCTCGAATCGATGACCGAGACGGAGCCCATCGATTTCGGGGCGCTCGTCCGTGATCGGGTCGACACGATACAGCGCTCGACGAACGCCGTGACCGTCGAGACGGACATTCACCCCGAGTCGTACGTTCGGGCGAACGGTCTCCTCACGTCGGTGGTGGACAACTTGCTTCGGAACGCCGTGGAACACGGGTCCACGAGCCATCCGTCGCCGTCCGAGGCCGACCCGTGGATTCGGGTGACCGTCCGCCCGGACGGCCCTGGGGACACCGTCGTGCTCCGGGTCGAGGACGACGGACCCGGCTTCACCGACACCGAACTCGCCGTCCACGCCGACGCCGAGACGACGGAGACGGCGCTCCGACACAGCGACGGGGTCGGCCTCTGGCTCGTCCGGTGGATCGTCGACGCCTACGACGGCGAGTTCACCGTCGAGAACGGCGACGACGGCGGGGCCATCGTGATCGTCCGGCTACCGACGACCAGCGACGAACCGGCGACGAATCCGGAACTGGAGTCGCCGCCCGAGTCGGTGCTGACCCCACGAGCGAGGTGA
- a CDS encoding DUF1684 domain-containing protein, with translation MTDYTERLRENRAEKDRVFAEERGSPIPPDERDDFDGLDYFEPDPDYRVEATVTVHDDPAPVDMETSDDRTVRYLRVVTFEFALDGESYTLHGYRQEGRDDEVFVPFRDKTTGQQTYRGGRYMELAPDRELTDGDRVTLDFNLAYTPFCAFSDAFSCPLPPEENWLETVVPAGERDPHA, from the coding sequence GTGACCGACTACACCGAGCGACTCCGCGAGAACCGAGCCGAGAAGGACCGCGTCTTCGCCGAGGAGCGTGGCTCCCCCATCCCCCCGGACGAGCGCGACGACTTCGACGGCCTCGACTACTTCGAGCCGGACCCCGACTACCGCGTCGAGGCGACCGTCACCGTCCACGACGATCCCGCCCCCGTCGACATGGAGACGAGCGACGACCGGACCGTCCGCTATCTCCGCGTCGTCACCTTCGAGTTCGCGCTCGACGGCGAGTCGTACACCCTCCACGGCTACCGACAGGAGGGCCGGGACGACGAGGTGTTCGTCCCCTTCCGCGACAAGACGACCGGCCAGCAGACCTACCGCGGCGGCCGCTACATGGAACTCGCCCCGGACCGCGAACTGACCGATGGCGACCGCGTCACGCTGGATTTCAACCTCGCGTACACGCCGTTCTGTGCCTTCAGCGACGCCTTCTCCTGTCCGCTTCCGCCCGAGGAGAACTGGCTGGAGACGGTCGTGCCGGCCGGGGAACGCGACCCCCACGCGTAG
- a CDS encoding cupin domain-containing protein, producing the protein MSEQQPSPVIKRAGDADYAELSKADGVRKAVILDEKDGAPNFRMRRYRLDPGAEVPKHTNAVEHEVHTVAGEYVVGIEDEEHTVSEGDSLLIPAGTVHWFRNESDAESSFVCMVPNGDAGIELVDE; encoded by the coding sequence ATGAGCGAACAGCAGCCGTCTCCCGTGATCAAGCGCGCCGGCGACGCCGACTACGCGGAACTGTCGAAGGCCGACGGCGTGCGCAAGGCCGTGATCCTCGACGAGAAAGACGGCGCGCCGAACTTCCGGATGCGTCGCTACCGACTCGACCCCGGCGCCGAGGTGCCGAAACACACCAACGCCGTCGAACACGAGGTCCACACCGTCGCCGGCGAGTACGTCGTCGGCATCGAGGACGAGGAACATACGGTGTCCGAGGGCGACTCCCTGCTCATCCCCGCCGGCACCGTCCACTGGTTCCGAAACGAGAGCGACGCCGAGAGTTCGTTCGTCTGCATGGTGCCGAACGGCGACGCGGGGATCGAACTGGTCGACGAGTGA